Proteins encoded by one window of Lycium barbarum isolate Lr01 chromosome 11, ASM1917538v2, whole genome shotgun sequence:
- the LOC132619090 gene encoding uncharacterized protein LOC132619090 — MDDQYSPTTVQRNKKGGTPSRNGKNHRLAVVDDNDDGGDPIECSGKSCKACTGGLIADCVAVCCCPCAVVNILALAFLKVPWMVGRKCLRMAKKKKLEKKKRKDDRTNYCYSTDPVDSIEEGEVGISGIVASSFGEEELKDSFRARIDAEEVWLELYQVGHMGFGGVSFTGIN, encoded by the coding sequence ATGGATGATCAATACTCACCTACAACAGTTCAACGAAACAAAAAGGGTGGAACGCCTTCAAGAAATGGCAAGAACCACCGGCTCGCGGTGGTTGACGACAACGACGATGGTGGAGATCCGATCGAGTGCAGTGGGAAGTCCTGCAAAGCATGCACTGGTGGCTTAATAGCAGATTGCGTAGCGGTGTGTTGCTGCCCTTGTGCTGTAGTAAACATTTTAGCACTCGCATTTCTCAAGGTTCCTTGGATGGTGGGAAGGAAATGCTTGCGAATGGCGAAAAAGAAGAaattggagaagaagaagaggaaagaCGACAGGACTAATTATTGTTACAGTACTGACCCCGTGGACAGTATAGAAGAAGGAGAAGTAGGGATATCGGGAATTGTGGCTTCCAGTTTTGGGGAAGAAGAGTTAAAAGACAGTTTTCGTGCAAGAATCGATGCAGAAGAAGTTTGGTTAGAGTTGTATCAAGTTGGTCATATGGGTTTTGGTGGAGTTTCTTTCACCGGAATTAATTAA